AAAACCAAATACCCAACACAATTCAAAAAAGCAGGTGAGAACAACAAATACCCACTCTTTATTCCTGCTGTACATAATGACCTCATTATTTTTTGTTTATATTGCTTAATTTTATTATTTCATTAATGTGCTTAATGAAAACAAAAGACGGTTCGCAAACTAAAACATTTGCCACCTAAAGATTATGATGTTTATGCAGAGAAACAGTTCAACCTTATATATAATATCGATAGTTTCTGAAACACTTTAATGCTATTTCTTACTATTTATTAACAATTCTATAATGACGGATGAAAAATGGCAAGTCTAGAATTATTGATAATTGTATGCTTTTAAATAACTTTCTCAAAAATTGAGAGAAAATCCGAAATAAAATTAATCCATTTAACTTAAATCAATTACCAAAAATGATAACTTAATATAGCTTAGATCCTATCCTTAATCCCAGCAAATGATCAATCTTACTCAACGCGTAATTGACGAATAAAATCTATCTAATTTAAAAAAAAAGTTGAGGAAAGGGGTTTTTTTTCAATTAAATCAATATAGAATACGTCGCTTAGTATTTTAATTCATTTTAAATCAAAATAATTCAAGTACTTTAAGTGTAACTTATTTAATATTTATATTAGAAAATAAGTCAGATAAATCAAAAAGGAATAGACAATGTCAAATAAATCGGACAATGAGTTTAAAGTCGGAATAAAGGCCTATGTGTCACTAGTTGTTGCCATACTGTTTTTTTCCGGGCTATTTTATAACGTGGATGGAAAAGCTTGGTTAGGTGCATTTGATTTTACCAGCTTAAGTGGTAAGTTTGGTACGATGCTTCACCCTGAAAAAAATACCTTTGTTGGTGAAGGTGGAAATAGCGCCAGAGCCGGCTTTATTTTTGCCTTATCACTAATACCGACAGTGATGCTTGCGTTAGGTGTTTTAGAAATTTTTACCCATTACGGTACAATTCGTGCAGCTCACAAACTATTAACTCCCCTTCTTAAACCTATTTTAGGGGTTCCTGGTAAAACGGGTCTTGCGTTAATTACTGATTTACAAAGTACTGACGCTGGAGCCGTATTAACTAAAGAGTTGTATGATGAAAAACAGATCAGTAAAAAAGATCTTATCATTATCAGCGCCTGGCAATATTCAGGAGCAGGCTTAATTAATAACTATTTTTCTATTGGTTCTGCGCTTTTCGCTTCAATGACTGTCGCAATATTTACACCATTAGTCATTATGATTGTATTGAAATTCGTTGGTGCAATTTTAGTACGCATGATTTTAAATTCAGTTTATAAAAAGGATTTTATCAATGAATAACTCAACCAATCAAAAACAGACTAACAATCCATTAGATATTTTCGTTATTGGTGCTCGAAAAGGTTTCAATATTGCAATAAACAATTTAATGCCTAACATTATTATGGCATTTGTTATCACGGAAATATTAAAAAGATTAGGTTTGATGCAATTAATCGGTGAAGTATTTGCACCCGTTATGGGGCTATTTGGTTTACCGGGTGAAGCTATAACGGTATTGTTGACCGCTTGGCTATCAGCTTCAGCAGGAACGGGTGTTGCTGTAAATTTAATTTCTGGCGGTATTTTAAGTGGTGTTGATATCACGATCTTAGCACCAGCTATTTTCTTAATGGGCTCACAATTACAATATATGGGACGTTTATTGGGTGTTGCTGATGTACCTAAAAAATATTGGCCACTATTAATGCTTAACAGTATAGTTAATGCTTTAATTGCGATGATCATCATGCGATTTATAGTGTGATAAAGGAGATATCTATGTCTAATGTACTTGAACATTACCACTATTTACATCAAATTCCTGAGTTGGGTTTTGAAGAATTTAAAACCTCAGCCTATATCGCGGATAAACTTGAAGCTGCTGGCTATAAAGTAACACGAAACATTAACAATACCACAGGAATTATTGCTGAATTTGACAGTGGAAAACCCGGTCCAGTGTTAGCATTACGAGCTGATATGGATGCTCTAGGTCATATCATTGAAGGTGAACACTGTGCGAGACACACTTGTGGACATGACGGTCACTCATCAATGTTATTAACTGCAGCCCAAGAACTCATTAAAGAAGGTAATATAAAAAAAGGAAAATTAAAGCTAATTTTTCAACCTGCTGAAGAGTTAGGTTCAGGTGCTTTAGCCATGATAGAAGGCGGTGCTATTGACGATGTTGATATGATCATTGGCTTACATGTACGTCCTAAAGATGAATGCCCAAAAGGCTGTGCATCAGCTGCCATGTTTTATTCAGCCTCAACGACAGTTGAAGTAAATATTCATGGTATTCCTGCTCATGGTGCAAGACCACATTTAGGCGTAAATGCATTAGATGCTGCAACTATGGCAATTCAAGCTGTGAATACTATTCATCTAGCGCCTAGCTTAACTTATAGCGTGAAAGCAACGCGTTGTATATGTGATGCAGGTGTAACGAATGCTATTCCATCAGAGGCCTATGTTTGTTGGGATTTAAGAGCCCCAACTAATCCTGCCATGGATGATTTAAAAGCAAAAACACTTAAAGCAATCGAACTCAGCGTTGCATCAATTGGTGCTAAAGCTGATATCAAAGTATCAAAAGAGATACCAGCAGCTGAAATTGATGATGAAGTCACAAAAATTATTGCTGAATCTATTATAGATGTGCTTGGCAAAGATGGATTAAAAGATCCTATTTTTACCCCAGGTGGAGAAGATTTTTTCAATTATCCTCGTGAAAGAGATGTAAAATCAGGTTTTTGGGGATTGGGTGTTGACTTAACACCAGGTCTACATCATCCAGATATGACTTTTGATACATCAGCATTAGAAAATGGTGTAAAAATCACTAAAACTTGTGCTTTAAAAGTTTTGGGTTAAGTAAATTATTCCGCCGAATATTTCGGCGGTTTCTTGAAAGGCTTATAATGATTTACGATAGGCCACAATATCATCAATTGTCACTACTGGTAACTGATGCTTTTTAGCAAATTCGACAACTTGTGGTGCTCTAGCCATTGTTCCATCATCATTCGTTAATTCACAAATTACTGCTGCTGGTTTAAAGCCCGCTAATGAAACTAAATCAACAGAGGCTTCTGTATGACCTCGACGACTCAAGACACCATTCTCTTTTGCGACTAATGGAAAGACATGACCTGGATGATTTAAATCACTTGGTTTTGCATTATCTGCAACCGCAGCTTTTACCGTAGTGACTCTGTCCGCAGCCGATACGCCAGTTGTTACGCCTTTCGCAGCTTCAATAGTAATAGTAAAAGCGGTCTGGTTTTTACTGGTGTTGTTAGCAACCATCATTGGCAACTCTAATTTATCGCAAAAAGATTGTGGCATACATAGACAAACTATACCACTTCCATATCGAATCGTTAGCGCCATTTGTTGTGTTGTAATTGTTTGTGCAGCCCAAATAATATCGCCTTCGTTTTCGCGATCTTCATCATCTAGCACTAATACGCCAGATCCAGCTTTGATTGATGCGATTGCTTTTTTGACACGCTCGATGGGTGTTCCGAATTCATTTAAGTTAAACTGATTCATGGTAAATACCTATCCTGTTTTATTAAACTAATTATATTTATTCTTAATAAATATGAATTCATTAAGTTATAAATATATTAAATACCAGAATCAGGGCAAGTGCTTGACCATAGTGATTTTGCTATAGCGCAAATATAGAAAAGATAAGCTACTCTCTTTCATCCAGACTTTAACTGTCGGCTTTGGAATCTCACCAAATCTGCTAGTCCTTAATAAAATCTATTTTATTAAGCGCTCGTGGGCTATACCACCGGTGGGGAATTGCGCCCCGCCCTGAGAATTTTTTGTCAGTGAACTGACTTCAAACACTATAATATAATTCAATAAAAAAAACACGTATATTTTATGAGGATAAATAAATTGCCGCATAAAGCGGCAATTTTTGATGAGGCAATTAATGCATTCGAATTTCACGCAAATGCCGTTTTTCAGCTCGACGCATCCAAAGCCATGAAATGAAGCCAATAATACCAACAATTAATAAAATAATTGTCGCTAAGGCATTAACTTGAGGATCAACCCCTAATCGGACTTTAGAAAATACCAGTTTTGGTAAGGTCATCGCACCTGGCCCTGTCACAAAATTAGCGATAACCACATCATCAAGTG
This Gilliamella sp. ESL0443 DNA region includes the following protein-coding sequences:
- a CDS encoding YjiG family protein; translation: MNNSTNQKQTNNPLDIFVIGARKGFNIAINNLMPNIIMAFVITEILKRLGLMQLIGEVFAPVMGLFGLPGEAITVLLTAWLSASAGTGVAVNLISGGILSGVDITILAPAIFLMGSQLQYMGRLLGVADVPKKYWPLLMLNSIVNALIAMIIMRFIV
- a CDS encoding nucleoside recognition domain-containing protein codes for the protein MSNKSDNEFKVGIKAYVSLVVAILFFSGLFYNVDGKAWLGAFDFTSLSGKFGTMLHPEKNTFVGEGGNSARAGFIFALSLIPTVMLALGVLEIFTHYGTIRAAHKLLTPLLKPILGVPGKTGLALITDLQSTDAGAVLTKELYDEKQISKKDLIIISAWQYSGAGLINNYFSIGSALFASMTVAIFTPLVIMIVLKFVGAILVRMILNSVYKKDFINE
- the ribB gene encoding 3,4-dihydroxy-2-butanone-4-phosphate synthase codes for the protein MNQFNLNEFGTPIERVKKAIASIKAGSGVLVLDDEDRENEGDIIWAAQTITTQQMALTIRYGSGIVCLCMPQSFCDKLELPMMVANNTSKNQTAFTITIEAAKGVTTGVSAADRVTTVKAAVADNAKPSDLNHPGHVFPLVAKENGVLSRRGHTEASVDLVSLAGFKPAAVICELTNDDGTMARAPQVVEFAKKHQLPVVTIDDIVAYRKSL
- a CDS encoding M20 peptidase aminoacylase family protein; translation: MSNVLEHYHYLHQIPELGFEEFKTSAYIADKLEAAGYKVTRNINNTTGIIAEFDSGKPGPVLALRADMDALGHIIEGEHCARHTCGHDGHSSMLLTAAQELIKEGNIKKGKLKLIFQPAEELGSGALAMIEGGAIDDVDMIIGLHVRPKDECPKGCASAAMFYSASTTVEVNIHGIPAHGARPHLGVNALDAATMAIQAVNTIHLAPSLTYSVKATRCICDAGVTNAIPSEAYVCWDLRAPTNPAMDDLKAKTLKAIELSVASIGAKADIKVSKEIPAAEIDDEVTKIIAESIIDVLGKDGLKDPIFTPGGEDFFNYPRERDVKSGFWGLGVDLTPGLHHPDMTFDTSALENGVKITKTCALKVLG